The following DNA comes from Miscanthus floridulus cultivar M001 chromosome 5, ASM1932011v1, whole genome shotgun sequence.
GCTGTTGGCCAGGTTGCTGAGCTATATGCTTCCTGGTAGCCGGGCCGCGTCGCCCCCAGGCCCCAACATCATGCGTGTCACGGCAAAGGAGGGTGGTCTTGTCCTTTTGGGGAGTGGATAGGTGACGAGCCTAGAGAAGTCGATTTTTGTAGTTCATTTCGGCGGACTTCTTGGCTGGAGCTGTTACTGCGTGCACTATTTTACAGGGCTTCAGCAAGAGCCGGAGTTGAAACCATGCAGGGAAGCTTTACCAAACACGCCTTTAATGCTACCGCAGTTCTCACAAACATTCAAATCTGTTTGTTCCAAAAAGAAAGTTGAATCTCTCACTGTTAGTTAGGATTTTCGTTGATGGTATAGTACATATATCCGGAAAAGAACAAAAAGTTTCGTTCCCTATATTTAGGTGACAGATGGGTAACATAATTCAGCGATTTGGTGAGAAGCGAAAATCAGAGGAACATCAAGGTCAATAGAGCAACAGGAGAGCTAGCAAGTAGCAAGACTCTCTCATCTAATCAGTTCCGTGGTGGATATCATTATCAAGGCTTGATGATCAACCATTTGACCGATGTTTGACTTCGAGTTGGCTTCTTGGAGATGCTAACGTCCGAAGTTTCGTAGCCCGGTAATATGAACCCAATTTTATTTATACTACTAGTAGTAGAAGATCGAGTGAAACTTCACAAAACTATATTCGCTCTTGTTAAAAAGCACTTGACACATGTGATTTTCTACATTCTTCGACGAGTATTTTTTAATTACCATCAATTCCTTCTAGAATATAATATTAAATTCCTTCAAATTTAGGAGATTTTGCAAGTGCTTCGAACACAAATCCACACATATAACTTAAATATTTCGACACCAAATAATGTTGCAATTATTATTGTAGTTTTAAGGTTTAGCCAAATCTTGTCCTATGTAACATATTTTTGTTACTAGATGGGTACTGCGATTAGAAAAACTATCGCAAAACAACAATTTTATATAGCAAACTTCACAAAACTATACTATAATTAGAATAACTATCACAAAACTACACTCTTAAGAATCAATTTGAAAGAATTGCACTTTTCTCATGGGTTCATATGATCATATCACAAAACTATATATTTGCATTGCGTTCATTTCATTTTACAAATTTACACATTTTCATGTTTCAAAGTGTAGTTTATTTGCAATTCAAAATGACAATAACGATTTGACTTTATGATTGGACATTACAATAGTAGCGCATAGTCACCAAGTCATAATAGGTGCTCACATTTACGGATAATTCTTCTTTCATTGGTAGGCAATGGCCATGCATCAATAGCGAGAGCCATGTGGTAACTTCGTTAATCTCAAGGTGCTTATAGGGGTAGAGGGCGTGTGCATGTGTGTTCACATGGCTTAGTATCCGCGTGTGTAAAGTTTATGTTTGTACCGAGTCTAAAAAAATCATAGTTTCTTGAATTTAATTGTCAGAAGTGTAATTTATATAAGTGTAGTTGTGTGATAGTTTTTGCAAGCTTAATGCAGTTATGTGTGGTATACTCAAGATGTAATAGCCAATCTCTTGAAATAAAAGAAATAAAGTTTATGCaataaaaaacaccctccagcAACCCGCATATCCAACATCATAAATTTAGTGATATCCTCTCAAATTTGGGGTGACATTCTGTCTGTTCTATATGTTCTTTGGGATAGGGGAATCGCAAGGGGACAGAAATATGTTTTTTTAATATGCAGGAGGGCTGCATATTTTTATATTAAAATAGAAAATGGAAGATAATAATCACATAGAAAAGTAACCTCACTACCCTGACTAGATGGTCTGAGAAGGTTAAcgctagaaaaaaaaatcatctgaTATACGTCATGAAACGACACCATCAGAAAACACAAAAGACTCACACTAGACCTTCTACATGACCTTTCTATGCGACCAAAAAATAGTTCCCCAAGCTTTCGAGCTCCAGCGAATCACCACAACCATATCTCTTTCTTGAAGAATTATTGTGCGGCTTGCAAGGAAGACGATACAACATAAAAAAACAATTCGATTTCTGTGATTCCCATCATAATGTCCAAGCCTCCAGGATCAAAATGTGATTAAATCCTCTTCTTTGGGCCTTTCCAATTTTTTACTTCATATTCTCCATCAATCAACAAAGCTTATCTCATTGCTTCTGGGTACCACACGATCTCGGGCCGAGATGAGACAACAAGTAGAACCACAATTGCCACGCAAACACAAAATCACAATTCGACGCGCATGCATAGCCAACGCACGCAACACACGAGCTACAACTAGATTGGGGGGAGGGGCCGCATGGGTGGGCGGTGGGCGGTGCGACCAGCAGAGAGGTCACCGCAGGGCGGTAGCGGTGGACGAGGCAGTGGCGGTTGAGTTCTCTATGTCTGGGTAGTGGTTGAGTTCTCCGTGGCCGATGGCGGTTAGGGTTTCAAGGAGAGGTCTCCATGCCTAGGGCCTTAGATGGGGAGGGGCCCAGGGGCGGTGGTCGGCCCGACAGTGGTGGCGGATTGAGAGGCTACGAGTGAGGCGACAGGAGACATCCTGTTGGGCGGAATAAATAGCGGAGGTAAGGAGTCGCGCGCTGATTGGGATTAGCTAAGGGCAGGGAATTAAAGGTTGGGCGGGGGTGGGCAGCGGGAGGGGGAGGTCACCAGCGGCCCTGGCGGTGGTCGAGGCGGTGACGggaggagaaagatggagggagggagagatgaTGATGGGTTTGGGATGAGACGGGGAAAAATCATGTGCTTGTGACATCTCCCTATGTGCACGTTGATTAAGAGGGTTAGGACAAAAAATATTTAGGGGAGATAGGATACCTCCGTatgagaatatatatatatatatatatatatatatatatatatatatatatatatatatatatatatatatatatatatatatatggaaattaAATTAGGACTCTTAAAGATGCTCCAAGGGAGGCTACATATGTGCAACATGAAAAACCACAGCCCGAGGTTGACCGAACACGATAATTTCCACATAACAAGATTGATTGCCCTGCACAACCACACAATCTATCCTTGTTGTCCAacaacttttttttttacttgAAGTATATCCCAAGAGAACTTTTTTGTCGATATAGATAACCAACATGGAGCTAGCTCCTACTCCATATATATCTAGCTTGGTTCGTGTTTGTTATTGTTTATTTAGGATCCAGCCTTTCCTTGTCTTGTAAGCCAAAACACCGCGCTTTTCTTTCTTCCAGCAGCACCAGGCGATGATGCCTGTTCAGTTGCAAGCATGGTATTTTAGGGTGGTTCCTATCATCGATGGGTGCGTAGGGCCTCCACCTGTTGCAGTTGCAAGCAATGTATTTTCATGGCCGCGCGCATCAAGTCCAAGTGCTCAACCAGTCCACACAACAGTCAACACCTGCACACATTCCATCATGACAGATAAACATTCTCTGCTGCAGATCTGTTGGCTTGCTGCGAGGCCCTTCCGGCGGCCAGCAGGCCCAGCACAACCACTCCAACGATCTCATCAGGTCCAAGAATTCCCTCCCATGCACCGTCTAATGACAACTAAACAACAGAGAGGAGAGAGAagcaaagacaaaaaaaaaaagaggaaagaGAGAGGCAGAGAGAGAGGCAAGAGGGAGAACAAAAATCACAAGAGGAGGGAAACAGCAAGTAAGCCACTTTCAATGCCATTGCTTGGTCTGTTAGGTTTGTTTTTTCTCTACTACTATTGGGTCCTTTTTTTTCTCCTTGAGAAGACAAAATTTGTTGTTTAGGGGACCAGactaccagcagcagcagcagcatcatcatcatcctctttctctctctagatTAGAGCAATCtttttctctctcaaaaaaaaactGCAATGATCAACTTTACCACACCCTCCTCTTCCTTTGATGATCCTTGCCGCCTttacctttttttcttcttttttctttgccCCCTCGCTCTTTGCCCTTTTATTCCCTGCCTagttgctttgcttgctgctaacAAACTGCTTTCCATTGCTAGCTAGCTCCTAGTACCTCTTCGAGTTCCAGCAATACGCAACGCCATAGCTAGCTGCACTTGGCGTGGCCATGAAGGAGTTCTCGTAcgaggaggtggaggcggcgaCGGGCGGATTCGCGGCGAAGAACCTCGTGGGAAAGGGCAGCCATGGCAGCGTGTATAGGGCCAGGCTGAGGGGAGGCGGCCGCAGGATGGCCGTCGTCGCCGTCAAGCGGCCGTCGCACGCGCAGGGGGAGGCCAAGCTCGCCAAAGAGATCGCCGTGCTCTCGGCCGCGCCGCGCCACCCGGGGGTCATCGGCATCGTCGGGGTGTCGTCATCGCCGCAGCCGCCGGCCGCGTCGGGGCCTCGGTTGCCTCCGCTGCTCGTCATGGAGTTCATGCCCAACGGGTCTCTGCACGACCTGCTGCACCGGTCGCCgaggccgccgccgtggccgcgccGCGTGGAGATCGCGCTGGACGTGGCGCGCGCCGTGCAGGCGCTGCACGCCGCGGCGCCGCGAGTCATCATACACCGGGACGTCAAGTCCGCCAACGTCCTGCTCGGGCGCGACGGCCGCGCCCGGCTCGCGGACTTCAGCCTCGCCGTCAGCGTCAAGACCGTCGTCCACGCGCCACCTGGAGCTGCTGGAGCCTGCGGTGGCGGCGAGGAGAAGGACGGTGACGACGACAACGACGAAGACGAAGAAGGCGGCTCGGCGGGGCCAGCCCCGGCGGGCACGATCGGGTACCTGGACCCCTGCTACACGGAGCCCGGGCGGCTGGGCCCGGCGAGCGACGTGTTCAGCTTCGGCGTGGTGCTCCTGGAGCTCGTGAGCGGGCGCAAGGTGATGGACGTCAACTCGTCCCCGTCGTCCATCGTGTCCTGGGCCGCGCCGCTGATCGGAGCCGGGCGCGCGAGGGAGGTGCTCGACGCCAGGGTGGCCGCGCCGCCCACGGCGCGCGCGAACCGCGCGGTGGCCCGCGTCCTCACCCTGGCGGCGCGGTGCGTGTCGGAGACCGTGGAGCGGCGGCCGGCCATGGACGAGGTGGTCTCCGAGCTGCGCGGCGCCCTCGAGAGCGCCGGGTGGTGGCGGCACCACCACCGCGGCGACAGCGGCGGCGTGGTGGAGCGGGTGTGTAGGCACGTCGCGTCGTGGGGGCAGCGCGTCAGGAGGAGCAAGCGGGTGAGGGCGACCAAGGTCGAGTGCACCGAGCACTCCGGCAGCAGCGAGGCGCACGACGAGGCTCTGTCATCGCATCGGAAGAACGGCATGATGAGCGGCACGGCGCACTCAGATGGATCGAAGGCGAAAGAGAGTGCTTTGAATCGATTCGAGAGCGAGCTCGATCTCGTTTTCAGTAGTTGATTGAATGATAAACCTTAGATGGATGGATGTTTACTGTTGCTAGTTACATATCACCCACGAGACTGTTACTGTCACAGTAGTTACGAGACTAATCTACGGCTGTTTTGCTCGGTCTGTTCGTTTTTCACCTCGTGCAAGATATACACGTCAGTCTCGAGATATGGATCGACGTGGCGATGATGTATATACACTTGATGATTCACGTTTGAAATTTGGGTTTCTTCATCTTTGACTTCGACTTGAGACCATCATGCATTTCACTATCGTTCTAGTAAGTATATGATTGTGCATAATCCTGTCACCTAGTCCAACGCATCCTAGCAAAACTCTGGTAATGTAGGGAGATTATGGCATCgattggatgcatgtgtattcatctcaatccacgtgggttggagtggaatggaatggaatttagttcaattccacttcaacacatgtggattgcgatgaatacatgcgcattcAAACAAGGCATATATACATGTGGATTgcgatgaatacatgcgcattcAAAcaaggcatatatatatataaagggtAAAGCTATTatgcagctggccatagaataacttattctatagccaccttaatttacgataatgtatctaccaatttacgataacatgaatatgcatttatgatactcgtgttactataactcacggtgatatttactataatgttatagtaaatcacttagtaaggagttattgTAGTCTGGTAAATTAGCAtggtaattatcataactcaaagtggccacagaataagttattctatggccagctgcaaAGTAGttatatatgtgtgtatatatatatatatatatatatatatatatatatatatatatatatatatatatatatatatatatataatgggcaGTCCACGTCAACCAGGGCAGGTTGTTAGGCGGCTGGATAcaagggccttgtttagttggcaaaATGTTGTAGGAAataatactgtagcactttcgttgttatttggcaattagtgtctaatcatagtctaattaggtttaaaagattcatctcgtgaatttcgtctaaactgtataattagttttattttttattaatatttaatgcttcatgcatgcatccaaagattcgatgtgacggagaatcttgaaaaattttgtaaaattttgggaactaaacatgcaCAAGGTAGCAAAATCAAATGAACCCATGCTGGCATGCATGAGGCCTACGGCATCGATCTGCAGCTAGCACTGGTAGACTAACATCAGAAGGACATTTTTTT
Coding sequences within:
- the LOC136449794 gene encoding serine/threonine-protein kinase-like protein At5g23170; translated protein: MKEFSYEEVEAATGGFAAKNLVGKGSHGSVYRARLRGGGRRMAVVAVKRPSHAQGEAKLAKEIAVLSAAPRHPGVIGIVGVSSSPQPPAASGPRLPPLLVMEFMPNGSLHDLLHRSPRPPPWPRRVEIALDVARAVQALHAAAPRVIIHRDVKSANVLLGRDGRARLADFSLAVSVKTVVHAPPGAAGACGGGEEKDGDDDNDEDEEGGSAGPAPAGTIGYLDPCYTEPGRLGPASDVFSFGVVLLELVSGRKVMDVNSSPSSIVSWAAPLIGAGRAREVLDARVAAPPTARANRAVARVLTLAARCVSETVERRPAMDEVVSELRGALESAGWWRHHHRGDSGGVVERVCRHVASWGQRVRRSKRVRATKVECTEHSGSSEAHDEALSSHRKNGMMSGTAHSDGSKAKESALNRFESELDLVFSS